The sequence below is a genomic window from Campylobacter concisus.
TTTTATACTTGAGAGTTTACCTGATAGTCAAAATTTAAATCCAGATAAGTTAAAAAAATTTTTAAATAAATTTGATAGTAACTGGGAGCAGCAGATTACGCAAGATCAATCTAGTGCATTAGGTAGCATTATAAGAGCAAGAAACGAAATAGCTCACTGTAAAGATATTGATGTTTCAAAAGAAAACTATCTAAAGCATTTTGATCAGGTAAAGAAAATGTTGGACAAAGTCAAGCAAGAGCTTTTTGATAAAATTTAAAAATAGATTCAATATACTTTAGAACTTACATTTTGTAAAACAGATATAAAGATGCTTAGAGTTTGCCGAGATGCTAGCAAGCTCTATAAAAGAGGGTACGCTAACGATAAAGCCCTAATTAAGCTCCTTTAGTCCTTTGTTGGCTCGCTCTAAAAGATCCCGTGCGCGAGGATTTTGCTCTTTTCCATTTAAAATTTCAAGCACTTTTTTGTAGTTTTGGGTAGCTTCGTCCTTTTGATTAAGCTTTGCTAGGTCGTTAGCAAGCTCTACTAAAAGCTCTGATCGCACAAGCTCGTTGCCACTTAACTCCGGCGTGATATCAAGTAAATTTAGCGCTAAAAGGTGGTTTTCGTGGGCTTTGTCAAAGTCGTTTTTTAGGTAGTAGGCGCTAGCGATGCCTTTTATACAGATGAGTTCGTCGTTCATTGGGGCATTTGGCGCGTTGTCATAAATTTTTAGAGCTTCTTGAAAATTAGCAAGTGCTTCGTCGTATCTGCCTAGCACCTTTTGTGCCGCACCTAGGCTATGATAAGAGCGAGCTAGTAGCAGCTTGTCGCTAACGTTTGCCGCAAGCTCTAGGGCTCTTTGTGAGAGCTCTAACGCCTTTTGTGGCTCTTTATTTACCATGCAAATGCTAGCGCTATTTATGAGCGAAGTGATCGCCTGCTCGGTGTTGCCCTCTTTTAAGCAGACATCAGTCGCTTGCTCGGCTAAATTTATGGCTCTCTCCAAATTTCTATCGCTTTTATAAAACTCCCTCACACTCTCTTGTATTAGCTCGTCACAGCTACTTGCAAAGAGGCAAATAGGCGCTAAAAATGGCAAAATTTTCTTCATCTTTTTACCTTTAAAATTTCGCGCTATTGTAGCGATTAAAAGCAAATTTTGTTCAGTATTGCCTCATAAATCATTATTATTTCTTGGCAAATAAACTTGTGACATTATTTTTATGTCTTCTTCTGGATTTTCGATTTGAGTATCAATTATCTGCCTCATTAGCGCCATGCAAAATTTCATACCCATCTCTTCTGCGATTATATCTTTTAGATAAATATTTGTTATTTCATTGTATTCACTGGGAAATTTAACAGAAAAATAAGTCATTTTTTTCTTTTTTACTTCCCATATTCTATATTTGACCTCTGATTTATCATCAATTTTATATTCTTTTGCCTTGATTAGAAATTTATTTATTTGCCCAGCCTTATCCCAAGTGGCAAGACTTTTATTTATATATACTTCATCCCATGTGTCAAAAATAGGAAAGTGCAATAAGAGTTTTCTAATAAAACTAAATAGATCATCGGCAATCAATCCTTCAAAAAAAGGTCGTCCTCCTTTTTTCATCCACTTTAAATATTCTTTAATTGGTTCATAATTAGAAATCTCTTTAAATACTGAAAATGCTTCTCTGAGTCTATAAAATCTAAAGCATGGCTCTTGAGTTTTAAAATTTTCATTAGAAATTTCATCATATAAAAAATAGAATCTATTATAAAAAAGAGTTAATGCTTCTACCTCTTTTTTATTCGGTCTTTGCTTGCAATTTTCAATCATCGGTATCTCTTTTTGTGTCCTCTTGCCAGGCGCTAATCCATCCAAGTTTTTTAAATCGGTTGCTATATTTTCCTAGATTTAAATATGTTGATTATACCCAAAACAGCTAACTTAATAATGTATCGTTGTACGCTTTAGAATAAATTTAGGCACTCAAATTTTAGCGACAAAATTAAACCTAAAAAATTTAAGCTTATTTATTATACAACCCATCTCAAACTAAAAAATAGAATCTGAGAGAAAATTCATCGTGCGTTGTCAGGAGGTAAATTTAATTTTCTGCCGCCGGCAATCGATATGCTACTTATCTGTGTTAGTGTTATCTGCTTTTTGTCTTTCTTGTTAGACTTTGTGCTGGCCATAGCCAACTTTATAATTAATAGCACCCCGTCTCTTAAAATTCATCTTAAATTTGCTAAAATCACTAAAATTTAAAGGAGCTTAAATGTCAAATATCTTAATCATAGGCGCGGGCGGCGTAAGTCAAGTCGCGACCGTAAAATGCGCGATGAACGCGGACGTTTTTAGCAAGATCACGCTTGCTAGCCGCACTAAAAGCAAGTGCGACGCGATCGCTAAATTTATAAAAGACCGCCTAGGCGTGCAAATTGACACCGCCCAGATCGACGCGGACGATACCGATGCCATGGTCGCGCTCATCAAAAAAACGGGTGCCGATTTGCTTTTAAATGTGGCGCTGCCGTATCAAGACCTAACCCTCATGGACGCGTGCTCTCGCGCCGGCATCCCGTACATCGACACGGCAAACTACGAGCACCCCGACACCGCTAAATTTGAGTATAAGCTGCAGTGGGCGAAGGACGGCGAGTTTAAAGCCGCAAACACGATGGCGCTGCTAGGAAGCGGCTTTGATCCGGGCGTGACGAACGTATTTTGCGCCTACGCACAGCAAAATCTCTTTGACGAGATCCACGAGATCGACATCCTAGACTGCAACGCGGGCGATCACGGATATGCGTTTGCGACGAATTTTAATCCAGAGATAAATTTACGCGAAGTGAGCGCAAAGGGTCGCTACTGGGAGCGCGGCGAGTGGAAAGAGACCGAGCCGATGGAAATAATGTTCAAATGGGACTACCCGAAAGTAGGCGTCAAAGATAGCTACCTGCTCTATCACGAGGAGCTAGAAAGCCTTGTTAAAAACATCAAAGGGCTAAAGCGAATCCGCTTTTTTATGACGTTCGGACAGAGCTATCTAACTCACATGAAGTGTCTAGAAAACGTCGGCATGCTACGTATCGACGAGGTCGAGCACAACGGCGTAAAAATAGTTCCGATACAGTTTCTAAAGACCTTGCTACCAGATCCTGCAAGCCTAGGCCCTCGCACGAAGGGTAAAACCAACATCGGCTGCGTGATACGTGGCTTAAAAAACGGCAAAGAGCGTCAAGTCTATATCTACAACGTCTGCGACCACGAGGCTTGCTATGCCGAAACGGGCGCACAGGCTGTGAGCTACACGACGGGCGTGCCTGCGATGATCGGCTCGATGATGGTGGCAAAAGGCATCTGGAGCGGAAAAGGCGTCTTTAATATGGAAAATTTCGACGCCAAGCCTTTCATGGATGAGCTCAATAAGCAGGGCTTGCCGTGGGAGATAATCGAAATGAAACCCGGCGAGAGGTATGAAGTAAAGTAAGAAATATTCTAACAAGATGGTAAAATTCTTTACCATCTTTTATTTTCTATTAAATATGCAGTCTTCAAGCTCTTTATAAACCAAAGTGTCTGGTAAAATAAAATTTGATAAATTTTCTTTGAAGATTTCAATATTAATAGGCGTCGTTATGCCACAACACTTTTTAATTTCTCCACCCTTATCCTTCACATTGTTATTTACTACATCTGTCACTACAGCATCATACCTACTCTCATCAAATTGGCACCCCTTTTTGTCGCAATAAGCCTTTAAAATCTCTTTATCAAATAAATAATTTTCTATTTCCCATCTTTTCATAACTCTAAAGCTATTTTCTTGACCATCAAGGTATTCTTGCCTATCAAATTCACTCACATTGCCGCCTGAAGCTATATCCCTATCTTTAAATACCCAAATTTCCAAGTCCTTAAATACTTTTCCAAGTATGGCTATCGCTATTCTACTTCTATAGTCTAGCTCAGTATTTCCACCACTTGATACAAATAAAGTATCTGGATATTTTTTATTGAAAATATTATTTAATACCTTTGCATCCAATCCTTTTTCATAGCTATCTTTTAATTCTGCTCTCCCTTCGCAATAAATTATTCTTTTAGGTGCAATTAAGCCTGTTAAATCGTCTAAGGCAGTTTCAAAAATTTCTTTCCATTCATTATAGTTTTTATCAATGGGTTTTAGTTCTATTTTATCGGATAGATTAATGTTTTTATGAAATTTAATGATTTGACTATCGCCTATAAAGTCCGTTTGTAAGGCCCTTAAAAAACCTATACTGTGCGTTGTTATCCAAATTTGACCTTCATTATCTATTAGATTGTTTATCTCTTTCATAAGATTTCTTTGTATACATGTATTTATATGAAGCTCCGGCTCGTCTATTAAATAAATAGAGCCTTTATATTTTTCTTTTCTCAAAAATAAATCTAAAAGTATATCAACTACTTCTTTTTCGCCAGAAGATAAACTATTGAAAGAAAATTTTACATCAGAATCAGGCTTTTTGAAAAATAAAGTGCCATTGCCACCTTCAACTTCTCCCATACTAACTATTTCTAAATCTAAACAGTTTTTAATTGAATTATTTAGTTGGTCTATAACATGTTTTCTAGCTTCAGACGGTTTTAAATCATTGTTATCTCTATATGAATTAAAATATGCAAGCAGTCCCCTATAGTTTTCTTCTATTTTTTCATCAATGCTAACGGAATAGCTAGCACCATATCTATTTTCCTCTATTGGGCTGACTGCTCTAATTTCTTTAATATTTAAATCATTATTGTATCTATATGGGCTTCTAAACGAAAATAGACTATTTAGACTATTTTTATATTTTTCTATATTACACAGTTCATCCTTTCTATAAACAATACCACCTACAACAAAATCTATATCAATTAGTTCATAGAAATTTTTATTATTTGATCTAAAAAAATAATTCTTAACACTACCGGATGGATCTGTTCCTATACGTGCACCAAAAGATGGGCCTAATGCAATAAAAGCGTCCAATACACTACTTTTACCACAACCATTTGGGCCGACAATAGCAACGATTTTCTTTGGGCTATCTCCTAAATCAATAGTTAAATCCTTAAAACGTTTAAATTCTTGTATACGCACTTTAGATACCTTCATTGTTAAACCTTATTATTTTTAATTACACTTCTCAAATTTCTGCTTTAAATTTTAAAAACTTCGTGCTTGGATAGCTCGTATTT
It includes:
- a CDS encoding HEPN domain-containing protein, which translates into the protein MCSSFDKFNKTINDLNNQIDLLLKDDIDTDIIDHLTKHLILLMAGYVEKNVKNIVEDCLKEKKIPKEFKNFILESLPDSQNLNPDKLKKFLNKFDSNWEQQITQDQSSALGSIIRARNEIAHCKDIDVSKENYLKHFDQVKKMLDKVKQELFDKI
- a CDS encoding AAA family ATPase, with translation MKVSKVRIQEFKRFKDLTIDLGDSPKKIVAIVGPNGCGKSSVLDAFIALGPSFGARIGTDPSGSVKNYFFRSNNKNFYELIDIDFVVGGIVYRKDELCNIEKYKNSLNSLFSFRSPYRYNNDLNIKEIRAVSPIEENRYGASYSVSIDEKIEENYRGLLAYFNSYRDNNDLKPSEARKHVIDQLNNSIKNCLDLEIVSMGEVEGGNGTLFFKKPDSDVKFSFNSLSSGEKEVVDILLDLFLRKEKYKGSIYLIDEPELHINTCIQRNLMKEINNLIDNEGQIWITTHSIGFLRALQTDFIGDSQIIKFHKNINLSDKIELKPIDKNYNEWKEIFETALDDLTGLIAPKRIIYCEGRAELKDSYEKGLDAKVLNNIFNKKYPDTLFVSSGGNTELDYRSRIAIAILGKVFKDLEIWVFKDRDIASGGNVSEFDRQEYLDGQENSFRVMKRWEIENYLFDKEILKAYCDKKGCQFDESRYDAVVTDVVNNNVKDKGGEIKKCCGITTPINIEIFKENLSNFILPDTLVYKELEDCIFNRK
- a CDS encoding tetratricopeptide repeat protein, whose protein sequence is MKKILPFLAPICLFASSCDELIQESVREFYKSDRNLERAINLAEQATDVCLKEGNTEQAITSLINSASICMVNKEPQKALELSQRALELAANVSDKLLLARSYHSLGAAQKVLGRYDEALANFQEALKIYDNAPNAPMNDELICIKGIASAYYLKNDFDKAHENHLLALNLLDITPELSGNELVRSELLVELANDLAKLNQKDEATQNYKKVLEILNGKEQNPRARDLLERANKGLKELN
- a CDS encoding saccharopine dehydrogenase family protein, with amino-acid sequence MSNILIIGAGGVSQVATVKCAMNADVFSKITLASRTKSKCDAIAKFIKDRLGVQIDTAQIDADDTDAMVALIKKTGADLLLNVALPYQDLTLMDACSRAGIPYIDTANYEHPDTAKFEYKLQWAKDGEFKAANTMALLGSGFDPGVTNVFCAYAQQNLFDEIHEIDILDCNAGDHGYAFATNFNPEINLREVSAKGRYWERGEWKETEPMEIMFKWDYPKVGVKDSYLLYHEELESLVKNIKGLKRIRFFMTFGQSYLTHMKCLENVGMLRIDEVEHNGVKIVPIQFLKTLLPDPASLGPRTKGKTNIGCVIRGLKNGKERQVYIYNVCDHEACYAETGAQAVSYTTGVPAMIGSMMVAKGIWSGKGVFNMENFDAKPFMDELNKQGLPWEIIEMKPGERYEVK